In Methylotenera mobilis JLW8, the following are encoded in one genomic region:
- a CDS encoding YhjD/YihY/BrkB family envelope integrity protein — translation MKKITFSPKPNLAIRDNLRKAINMPGEVYANQRYNTPLFVFHEMFKAFQRHNALGLSASLSFYAMFALIPLVLLMFFLLSQLIFSSDYAIVKLAIITSNLVPQFSNAIMTEVYSTAKHQVAWGALGLFILLWTVTPLASAMRAAFYSIASLVEAPSFVKRKIKDIFAIIGMLLLFFLFTFAGLMLEKVIIFVGASNHFIHNEVFTTLTSLGLTTLLISAFYFVFFPARLYIKHIFIGALFTAILWLLMRPAFTLFLSMNESYSSIFGSMKNLFISITWLYVNFAVFLLGTELIATLRKKDVLLLKGLFDEPLEHHITTQSHYVTKLMQRYGKVYAQSETIFQHGEATDRLYYLVSGVVHIIKYGKVLRTVHAGEYFGEIAMLSNTPTVAEAKAASSQVEIITMSTDNIETLLLDEPRVAMKFLRRLAMRLQQQDE, via the coding sequence ATGAAGAAAATCACTTTCAGCCCAAAACCAAATTTAGCGATACGCGACAACTTACGTAAAGCGATTAATATGCCTGGTGAGGTTTACGCTAACCAGCGCTATAACACACCGCTATTTGTGTTTCACGAGATGTTTAAGGCGTTTCAGCGGCACAATGCATTGGGGTTATCGGCATCTTTATCTTTTTATGCGATGTTTGCATTGATTCCTTTAGTGCTTCTCATGTTCTTTCTATTGAGCCAGCTTATTTTCAGCTCTGACTACGCCATAGTTAAACTGGCGATTATTACCAGCAATTTAGTTCCGCAATTCAGCAACGCCATCATGACCGAGGTTTACAGTACGGCCAAACACCAAGTGGCATGGGGCGCACTCGGCCTATTTATACTACTTTGGACCGTGACCCCACTGGCTAGCGCAATGCGCGCCGCTTTCTACAGCATAGCGAGCTTGGTGGAGGCACCTTCGTTTGTTAAGAGAAAGATCAAAGATATTTTTGCCATTATCGGCATGTTACTGCTCTTCTTTTTATTTACTTTTGCCGGCCTGATGCTGGAGAAGGTGATTATCTTCGTAGGTGCCAGCAACCATTTCATACACAACGAAGTGTTCACGACGTTAACTTCCTTAGGCTTAACCACACTACTCATCAGCGCCTTTTACTTTGTGTTCTTTCCTGCGCGTTTATATATTAAGCACATCTTCATCGGCGCCTTATTCACGGCCATACTCTGGCTGCTCATGCGCCCAGCCTTTACCTTATTTCTATCAATGAACGAATCATATAGTTCGATTTTTGGCAGCATGAAAAACCTGTTCATCTCCATTACTTGGCTGTATGTGAACTTTGCTGTGTTTTTACTCGGTACGGAGCTGATAGCTACTTTAAGAAAAAAAGATGTTTTGCTGCTAAAAGGGCTGTTTGACGAACCATTAGAGCATCACATCACCACACAATCGCACTATGTAACGAAGCTGATGCAGCGCTATGGCAAGGTATATGCGCAAAGTGAGACCATCTTTCAGCATGGCGAAGCCACCGATCGCCTCTATTACCTAGTTTCGGGCGTGGTGCATATTATTAAATACGGCAAAGTATTACGCACTGTGCATGCCGGTGAGTATTTTGGTGAAATCGCAATGCTATCCAACACGCCGACCGTTGCCGAAGCAAAAGCAGCCTCAAGCCAGGTAGAAATCATTACAATGAGCACAGATAATATTGAAACATTACTGCTGGACGAGCCTAGAGTCGCCATGAAATTTTTACGCAGATTAGCAATGCGCCTACAGCAACAGGACGAATAA